The Streptomyces sp. NBC_01255 genome window below encodes:
- a CDS encoding 3-keto-5-aminohexanoate cleavage protein, whose translation MCLNGSRGPGDAAGVPMSPESTAAAAGLAVAAGAGDVRVHPRTPCGSESLSPRVLAPVLTAVRAAVAVPVGVTASAPAEPDPGRRVERVRSWADLPELPDHASVDWHEPGAEAVATALLELGVGVEAGVRSGTDGPARFARSPLGPRVLRVRVEVADPDPATAGATARALLGSFDVPSGVPVLLHGVDGGTWPVLRLARRLGLGIRIGLADTLLLPDGTRARSNAELVAAALSRNPRRAG comes from the coding sequence GTGTGTCTCAACGGGTCACGGGGGCCCGGGGACGCCGCCGGGGTGCCGATGTCGCCGGAGTCGACGGCCGCGGCCGCGGGCCTCGCGGTGGCGGCGGGCGCGGGCGACGTGCGCGTGCACCCGCGGACGCCCTGCGGCTCCGAGTCCCTCTCGCCGCGGGTGCTCGCCCCGGTCCTGACGGCGGTCCGGGCGGCCGTCGCCGTACCGGTGGGGGTGACGGCGAGCGCGCCCGCCGAGCCCGACCCCGGGCGCCGGGTGGAGCGGGTGCGCTCCTGGGCCGACCTGCCGGAACTCCCGGACCACGCCTCGGTCGACTGGCACGAGCCGGGCGCGGAGGCGGTGGCGACGGCGCTCCTGGAACTCGGGGTCGGCGTCGAGGCCGGGGTGCGGTCGGGCACGGACGGCCCTGCGCGGTTCGCGCGCTCGCCCCTGGGGCCCCGTGTGCTGCGGGTCCGCGTGGAGGTCGCGGACCCGGATCCGGCGACGGCCGGGGCCACGGCCCGGGCCCTGCTCGGGAGCTTCGACGTCCCGTCCGGCGTGCCGGTCCTGCTCCACGGCGTGGACGGCGGTACGTGGCCGGTGCTGCGTCTCGCCCGCCGCCTCGGGCTCGGCATCCGGATCGGCCTCGCCGACACCCTGCTCCTGCCGGACGGCACCCGGGCCCGCTCCAACGCCGAGCTGGTCGCGGCGGCGCTCTCTAGGAATCCTCGGCGGGCCGGCTGA
- a CDS encoding erythromycin esterase family protein has product MNLRKLSLRRRSPRGRSTRGRSVLVGALVAACLGTLAPAAGAAVRPAPDPARELARSAHSLTDLRPLDRMIGSATVVGIGEATHSSAEFFETKHRIFEHLVERKGFTTFALEANWSTGLLVDEWVRTGRGDIRAIMRDEFQESYRLWNTEEYLDLFQWMRRHNQTHPDHPVRFMGNDLGYAGPNLFDTVTSYVARTSPALLPRFRELYRTSRPSGEVEAWMKAYLVKPLPERRRMADDVNRALALLEKQRPGTGPEAREEHVWAVQHARVIAQVGTEFSHDLTDAGVAEAMLYRDRVMAENTVWWQRQTGDRIVLSAHNGHVGYVTPKPDQYPRIQGAFLRDALGPDYVSVGASFGQGSFNAHDTEAPGEPLRAFTVGPLGPDSHAATLDRVSPGAFYLDLRRTTPAARDWLRVPRPARHVGTAYPWPGDVVPFRLPDSYDLLIHFPRVSAARLR; this is encoded by the coding sequence ATGAACCTCAGGAAGCTTTCCTTACGACGCCGGTCACCCCGCGGCAGGTCAACCCGCGGCAGGTCGGTCCTCGTCGGGGCGCTGGTCGCCGCCTGCCTCGGCACCCTGGCGCCCGCCGCCGGTGCGGCCGTCCGGCCCGCGCCCGACCCCGCTCGCGAACTCGCCCGCTCCGCCCACTCCCTGACCGACCTGCGCCCGCTCGACCGGATGATCGGCTCGGCCACGGTGGTCGGCATCGGCGAGGCCACCCACAGCTCGGCGGAGTTCTTCGAGACCAAACACCGGATCTTCGAACACCTCGTGGAGCGGAAGGGATTCACGACCTTCGCCCTGGAGGCCAACTGGTCGACCGGGCTGCTCGTCGACGAGTGGGTCCGCACCGGGCGGGGCGACATCCGGGCGATCATGCGGGACGAGTTCCAGGAGTCGTACCGCCTCTGGAACACCGAGGAGTACCTCGACCTGTTCCAGTGGATGCGGCGGCACAACCAGACGCACCCCGATCACCCGGTCCGGTTCATGGGCAACGACCTCGGGTACGCGGGGCCGAACCTCTTCGACACCGTCACCTCGTACGTGGCGCGCACCAGCCCCGCGCTCCTCCCCCGCTTCCGGGAGCTGTACCGGACGTCGCGGCCCTCCGGCGAGGTCGAGGCCTGGATGAAGGCGTACCTGGTCAAGCCGCTGCCGGAGCGGCGGCGGATGGCCGACGACGTGAACCGGGCGCTCGCCCTCCTGGAGAAGCAGCGGCCCGGGACGGGCCCGGAGGCGCGGGAGGAGCACGTCTGGGCCGTCCAGCACGCGCGGGTCATCGCCCAGGTCGGCACCGAGTTCTCGCACGACCTGACGGACGCGGGCGTCGCCGAGGCGATGCTCTACCGGGACCGCGTGATGGCGGAGAACACCGTGTGGTGGCAGCGGCAGACCGGCGACCGGATCGTGCTCTCCGCGCACAACGGACACGTCGGGTACGTGACGCCGAAGCCGGACCAGTACCCGCGGATCCAGGGCGCCTTCCTGCGGGACGCCCTCGGCCCGGACTACGTGAGCGTCGGCGCGTCCTTCGGGCAGGGCTCGTTCAACGCGCACGACACCGAGGCCCCGGGCGAGCCGCTGCGGGCCTTCACCGTCGGCCCTCTCGGCCCCGACAGCCACGCCGCCACCCTGGACCGGGTCTCCCCCGGCGCCTTCTACCTGGACCTGCGCCGGACGACCCCGGCGGCGCGCGACTGGCTCCGCGTGCCCCGGCCGGCCCGGCACGTCGGGACGGCGTATCCCTGGCCGGGCGATGTCGTGCCCTTCCGGCTCCCCGACTCGTACGACCTGCTGATCCACTTCCCCCGGGTCTCGGCGGCGCGGCTGCGCTGA
- a CDS encoding exo-beta-N-acetylmuramidase NamZ family protein: MGLSRRSLLAAGGAVGVVAATASTTAAATASGQDHGRVRTGFERLAADGYALLAGERVGVVTNPTGVTADARHVVDVMHADERVDLVAVFGPEHGFRGTAQAGGSEGRYDDPATGLPVYDTYLKSGQPLADVFTASGVDTVVFDIQDVGARFYTYIWTLYDCMVAAALAGKRFVVLDRPNPVTGRAALGPVLDRAFATFVGREPIAQAHGMTVAELALLFNAEFLATPVALETVRMTGWRRGEFFDATGLPWVPPSPNMPTPDTALVYSGTCLFEGTNLSEGRGTTRPFELLGAEGVDRRWAEAANALGLPGVRFREAYFAPTFSKFQGKTVGGVQLHVHDRASFDPVRTGIGLLVTARSSWSGFAWRPDNWIDKLTGSTRVRTLIDAGADTDEVVGAWEADLAAFRAVRREHLLYR, from the coding sequence ATGGGCCTGTCGCGTCGGAGTCTGCTGGCCGCCGGAGGGGCCGTCGGGGTGGTGGCGGCCACCGCGTCCACCACTGCGGCCGCCACCGCCTCCGGCCAGGATCACGGCCGTGTGCGGACCGGCTTCGAGCGGCTCGCGGCGGACGGGTACGCGCTGCTGGCCGGCGAACGGGTCGGCGTCGTCACCAACCCGACCGGCGTCACCGCCGACGCCCGGCACGTCGTCGACGTGATGCACGCCGACGAACGGGTCGACCTGGTCGCCGTCTTCGGCCCCGAGCACGGCTTCCGGGGCACCGCCCAGGCCGGCGGCTCCGAGGGGCGGTACGACGACCCGGCGACCGGGCTGCCCGTCTACGACACGTACCTGAAGAGCGGTCAGCCGCTGGCGGACGTCTTCACGGCCTCCGGCGTGGACACGGTCGTCTTCGACATCCAGGACGTCGGCGCGCGCTTCTACACGTACATCTGGACGCTGTACGACTGCATGGTGGCCGCCGCGCTCGCCGGGAAGCGGTTCGTCGTCCTCGACCGGCCGAACCCGGTGACCGGGCGGGCGGCGCTCGGGCCCGTCCTCGACCGGGCCTTCGCGACCTTCGTCGGGCGCGAGCCGATCGCACAGGCGCACGGCATGACGGTGGCCGAGCTGGCCCTGCTCTTCAACGCCGAGTTCCTGGCCACGCCCGTGGCCCTGGAGACGGTCCGCATGACGGGGTGGCGGCGCGGCGAGTTCTTCGACGCGACCGGTCTGCCGTGGGTGCCGCCGAGCCCGAACATGCCGACGCCCGACACCGCACTCGTCTACTCGGGCACGTGCCTCTTCGAGGGGACGAACCTGTCCGAGGGCCGGGGCACGACCCGTCCCTTCGAGCTGCTCGGCGCCGAGGGGGTCGACCGGCGGTGGGCGGAGGCGGCGAACGCCCTCGGTCTGCCCGGGGTCCGCTTCCGCGAGGCGTACTTCGCCCCGACCTTCTCCAAGTTCCAGGGGAAGACCGTGGGCGGGGTGCAGCTGCACGTCCACGACCGCGCGTCCTTCGACCCGGTACGGACCGGGATCGGGCTCCTGGTCACCGCCCGGAGCTCCTGGTCCGGCTTCGCCTGGCGCCCGGACAACTGGATCGACAAGCTGACCGGCTCGACCCGGGTGCGGACCCTGATCGACGCGGGCGCGGACACCGACGAGGTCGTCGGGGCGTGGGAGGCGGACCTGGCGGCCTTCCGGGCGGTGCGGCGGGAGCATCTGCTCTACCGCTGA
- a CDS encoding serine-threonine protein kinase — protein MEPLPAHPRVLGAAATSTGRDGRAVTGMSVEPYREINFDKDGDGPAGQSAALAALARQGVTDLVLLAHGWNSSPSGATRLCSDFFAPFPGLFGPGVEAGYAGVIWPSMMFTDEPVPDYRALVTVLPEKPVLGRLAELLALAPPDEAAFAEFGALLRELTDVPGGPAGVAGVAESVPEFLVADPVEVCALFTEALGGSGAETDFGEGLKRYWKGAREALRQAAYYVMKRRAGHVGESGLGPLLGEVARTAPGLRVHLVGHSMGARLVAYALRGLPEGVRPVASVTLLQGAFSHYAFAARLPHDPRRSGALRDLQRRVRGPVVACYSRHDTALGVMYPLASRLAGDSASLTGPPGALLGSRDPRWGAIGHDGVQGVPGTAARTVADVPRDGVPGSGCVNVDAAEVVRSHSDIRRPELARVVVSAARAGRP, from the coding sequence ATGGAGCCGCTGCCCGCGCACCCGCGCGTCCTCGGCGCGGCGGCCACCTCGACGGGGAGGGACGGTCGGGCCGTGACCGGGATGAGTGTGGAGCCGTACCGGGAGATCAACTTCGACAAGGACGGCGACGGGCCGGCGGGTCAGTCCGCGGCCCTCGCGGCGCTGGCCCGGCAGGGGGTGACGGACCTGGTGCTGCTCGCCCACGGGTGGAACAGCTCCCCGTCCGGTGCCACCCGCCTCTGCTCGGACTTCTTCGCCCCCTTCCCCGGCCTGTTCGGGCCCGGGGTCGAGGCCGGGTACGCGGGGGTGATCTGGCCCTCGATGATGTTCACGGACGAGCCGGTGCCGGACTACCGGGCGCTCGTGACGGTCCTCCCGGAGAAGCCGGTCCTCGGGCGGCTCGCGGAGCTGCTGGCGCTCGCGCCGCCGGACGAGGCCGCGTTCGCCGAGTTCGGTGCGCTCCTGAGGGAGCTGACCGACGTGCCTGGGGGCCCGGCGGGCGTCGCCGGGGTCGCGGAGTCCGTGCCGGAGTTCCTGGTCGCCGATCCGGTGGAGGTGTGCGCCCTGTTCACCGAGGCCCTGGGGGGCTCCGGCGCGGAGACCGACTTCGGGGAGGGACTCAAGCGGTACTGGAAGGGGGCCAGGGAGGCGCTGCGGCAGGCCGCCTACTACGTGATGAAGCGGCGGGCCGGGCATGTCGGCGAGTCCGGGCTCGGGCCGCTGCTCGGCGAGGTCGCGCGGACGGCCCCCGGTCTGCGCGTCCACCTCGTGGGGCACAGCATGGGCGCCCGGCTCGTCGCGTACGCGCTCCGCGGCCTTCCGGAGGGAGTGCGGCCGGTGGCCTCCGTGACCCTGCTCCAGGGGGCCTTCTCGCACTACGCCTTCGCCGCCCGGCTGCCGCACGACCCCCGCAGGTCCGGCGCGCTGCGGGACCTGCAGCGCCGGGTGCGCGGTCCGGTGGTGGCCTGCTACTCGCGGCACGACACGGCGCTCGGGGTGATGTACCCGCTGGCGTCCCGGCTCGCGGGCGACTCCGCGTCGCTGACCGGACCGCCGGGCGCCCTGCTCGGCTCGCGGGACCCGCGCTGGGGCGCGATCGGGCACGACGGCGTCCAGGGGGTGCCGGGCACGGCGGCCCGGACGGTGGCGGACGTGCCGCGCGACGGCGTGCCGGGCTCGGGGTGCGTGAACGTGGACGCGGCGGAGGTGGTCCGCTCGCACAGCGACATCCGCCGTCCCGAGCTGGCCCGGGTGGTGGTGTCGGCGGCCCGCGCGGGCCGGCCCTGA